The Hydra vulgaris chromosome 11, alternate assembly HydraT2T_AEP genome contains a region encoding:
- the LOC136086792 gene encoding uncharacterized protein LOC136086792, translating to MAIIAVEENTAFAEWFDEDEIKTKGLNIPNDAIISDELDCPIPIISIDNFCLNEAKVSWVEKSKFVINHPSLMTRKHNIAHCLYALCLWDMGKYNEALEIYHSVDEIRTKILGINHSDTMATKHNIAHCLYDMGKYNKTLEICYSVNKIDIKTLGNNHPNTMTTNCNIALCLNFVTSYHRHTVKRLSLDMRSRVFLVKTESSSLNRLVNLAEAGIENLEPKVLTYFQKHSIPTNVAGLYVAIINKGVSQNLYACKLVGQVWF from the exons ATGGCTATAATTGCGGTAGAAGAGAACACAGCCTTTGCTGAATGGTTTGATGAGGACGAAATTAAAACCAAGGGCCTTAATATTCCAAATGATGCGATTATTTCAGACGAATTGGATTGCCCTATTCCAATCATATCAATTgacaa tttttgtttgaatgaGGCAAAAGTCAGTTGggtagaaaaatcaaaatttg ttattaacCACCCATCTTTAATGACAAGGAAACATAATATTGCACACTGTTTGTACGCACTCTGTTTATGggatatgggaaaatataacgaagctttagaaatttatcaTTCTGTTGATGAAATACGAACTAAAATTTTAG gtatcaaccattcAGACACAATGGCAACAAAGCATAATATCGCACACTGTTTGTacgatatgggaaaatataacaaaactttAGAAATTTGTTACTCTGTTAATAAAATAGACATCAAAACTTTAGGTAACAACCATCCAAATACAATGACAACAAATTGTAATATCGCACTCTGTTTAAACTTCGTTACCTCATATCACAGGCATACTGTGAAGCGTCTGTCTTTAGATATGAGGTCACGAGTTTTTCTCGTTAAAACAGAAAGTTCTTCATTAAATAGGCTAGTAAATTTGGCAGAGGCAGGCATTGAAAATTTAGAACCAAAGGtattaacatattttcaaaaacattcaaTACCCACTAATGTTGCTGGATTATATGTTGCAATTATCAATAAGGGAGTTAGTCAAAATTTATACGCGTGTAAATTAGTAGGCCAAGTCTGGTTCTGA